One genomic window of Helicobacter canis includes the following:
- a CDS encoding HIT domain-containing protein, producing MQHIYAPWRSEYFESDEAGCPFCAIALNAQDDEKNFVFYRDEVCYGVMNRYPYTPGHFLLIPYAHIDSPTALSTQEFLHLSELAHKSIALLEDFGAQGINMGMNIKQIAGAGIPEHLHWHFVPRFSADTNFFTTISECRTYGVDFKVVYQRIKELAGKHLA from the coding sequence ATGCAGCATATTTACGCGCCGTGGAGAAGTGAGTATTTTGAGAGTGATGAAGCAGGCTGTCCATTTTGTGCGATTGCCCTAAACGCCCAAGATGATGAGAAAAACTTCGTTTTCTACCGCGATGAAGTGTGCTATGGCGTGATGAATCGCTACCCCTACACGCCCGGGCATTTTCTGCTGATCCCTTATGCGCATATCGACTCGCCTACTGCCCTAAGCACGCAGGAGTTTTTACACTTAAGCGAGCTTGCGCATAAAAGTATCGCGCTATTAGAAGACTTTGGCGCACAAGGGATCAATATGGGTATGAATATCAAGCAAATCGCCGGAGCTGGGATACCAGAGCATTTGCATTGGCATTTTGTGCCGCGCTTTAGTGCGGATACAAACTTTTTCACCACCATTAGCGAGTGTCGCACTTATGGCGTGGATTTTAAGGTCGTGTATCAGCGGATTAAAGAGCTAGCAGGTAAGCATTTAGCATAA
- the flhB gene encoding flagellar biosynthesis protein FlhB, producing the protein MADEQEKTEAPSSHKLEKARQEGNVAKSPEVSGVVVMFVGLAVLFVLFPFWLEKIRALYVYALAFPKEDLTKGDVTEILWTLVGTAGIMLLPIFLVLLIASVLGNVMQFGFLLTLKAIKPKFSKINPISGFKNVFSIKKLIDGGMITLKVIVALVVGGIILALFLHDIAGVAHFELIKQVLWWRDKSLILIGAMLGVFALMALIDYVLKRRQYIKTLRMSKQEVKDEFIQHEGNPEIKARIRQIMRKNAMNRMMSAVPEAKVVVTNPTHYAVAIAFDLKSDPAPKVVAKGIDHLAIRIKDIARQNDIEIIENPKLARSLYKDAELDKEIPRAFFEAIVQVLLEVDRLRYLKGKEPYWGHRS; encoded by the coding sequence ATGGCAGATGAGCAAGAAAAGACCGAAGCCCCTTCCTCGCATAAGTTAGAAAAAGCTAGGCAGGAGGGCAATGTCGCCAAAAGCCCAGAAGTTAGCGGGGTTGTGGTGATGTTTGTGGGGCTTGCGGTGCTGTTTGTGCTGTTTCCATTCTGGCTAGAAAAGATCCGCGCCCTTTATGTCTATGCCCTTGCATTCCCCAAAGAAGACCTAACTAAAGGCGATGTTACAGAGATCCTTTGGACATTGGTCGGCACGGCTGGGATTATGCTTTTGCCCATTTTTTTGGTGCTTTTGATAGCAAGTGTGCTGGGCAATGTGATGCAGTTTGGATTCTTGCTGACACTAAAGGCGATCAAGCCAAAATTTAGCAAGATTAATCCCATTAGCGGCTTTAAAAATGTCTTTTCTATCAAGAAGCTCATTGATGGAGGAATGATTACTTTAAAGGTTATCGTGGCATTGGTGGTTGGGGGGATTATTTTGGCGTTATTTTTGCACGATATTGCTGGGGTGGCGCATTTTGAGCTAATCAAGCAAGTGCTGTGGTGGCGCGATAAAAGCTTGATTTTAATAGGGGCTATGCTAGGGGTGTTTGCGCTTATGGCGTTGATTGATTATGTGCTAAAGCGTAGGCAATACATCAAAACACTGCGAATGAGCAAGCAAGAAGTCAAAGATGAATTTATCCAGCACGAGGGGAATCCAGAGATAAAAGCACGCATACGGCAAATTATGCGTAAAAATGCGATGAATCGTATGATGAGCGCGGTCCCAGAGGCGAAAGTTGTCGTTACAAACCCTACGCACTATGCTGTGGCAATCGCCTTTGATCTTAAGAGTGATCCTGCGCCAAAGGTCGTGGCAAAGGGCATTGATCATCTTGCTATCCGTATTAAAGATATTGCTAGACAAAATGACATAGAAATCATTGAAAACCCAAAGCTAGCGCGTAGTTTATATAAAGATGCCGAGCTAGATAAAGAAATCCCGCGCGCGTTTTTTGAGGCGATTGTGCAGGTGCTGCTTGAAGTAGATCGCCTGCGCTATCTCAAGGGCAAGGAGCCGTATTGGGGGCATAGATCATAG
- a CDS encoding ankyrin repeat domain-containing protein has translation MRDCRSKLTRILFLLCVVFVGFGQANRYDYLLFANTYAEVRKGIDLGADVDARLRGSTPLYDASRKNNMEILYLLLRRGADVNAISHGETALHKVVQFNNLKFAQALLKHRANPNIQDTIRGNTALHYATASRNSAMIALLMNYGANMDIENNKGEIPAQYILANVNVPAMSMENKHIRLVSSAFRVGSGSVNLTITNLTDEFVTITYGALYMDGNLVSDQSFSKKIPPRSSVAVGALPITSAAYESVSIKKGGVASIKYGFAIEYDVAGADDSLYKSTKTEVQIW, from the coding sequence ATGAGAGATTGTAGGAGCAAGCTTACTAGAATCCTATTTTTGCTCTGTGTGGTTTTTGTGGGCTTTGGGCAGGCAAATCGCTATGATTACTTGCTTTTTGCAAATACCTATGCAGAAGTGAGAAAGGGCATAGACCTAGGTGCAGATGTCGATGCTAGGCTTCGTGGCAGCACGCCACTCTATGATGCTTCTAGGAAGAATAATATGGAGATCCTCTACTTGCTTTTGCGCCGAGGTGCAGATGTCAATGCCATCTCTCACGGCGAGACCGCACTGCATAAAGTCGTGCAGTTCAATAATCTCAAATTTGCCCAAGCCTTACTAAAGCACCGCGCAAATCCCAATATCCAAGATACTATCCGCGGTAACACCGCTTTGCACTATGCCACTGCTTCGCGCAATAGTGCTATGATCGCATTGCTTATGAACTATGGTGCAAATATGGATATAGAAAATAACAAAGGCGAGATCCCAGCGCAATATATCCTAGCTAATGTCAATGTCCCAGCAATGAGTATGGAAAATAAGCATATCCGCCTAGTAAGCTCGGCATTTCGCGTAGGATCAGGGAGCGTGAATCTCACCATAACCAATCTCACAGATGAGTTTGTAACCATCACTTATGGGGCATTATATATGGATGGCAATCTTGTCTCTGATCAAAGCTTTAGTAAAAAAATCCCCCCAAGATCAAGCGTGGCAGTAGGTGCGCTACCTATCACAAGCGCAGCGTATGAGAGCGTATCGATCAAAAAGGGCGGCGTGGCAAGTATCAAATATGGCTTTGCCATAGAGTATGATGTGGCTGGGGCTGATGATAGCCTGTATAAAAGCACCAAAACTGAAGTGCAAATCTGGTAA
- the pheT gene encoding phenylalanine--tRNA ligase subunit beta, with amino-acid sequence MIVSSYYLSYFVDIEQLSISQICQTLNDIGIEVEGCHRLQIPKNVVVGKVVEKTPHPNANKLNICQVDIGEKTLQIVCGAKNVAKDQFVALALEGAKLPSKNDNEAFFAIKQSTLRGVQSCGMICSATELGLSVVNEGIMVLDSSMGELVLGKELSDYSFFNQYLIEVSLTPNRGDCLCVLGIARELACVHNLMLKTPKEREYGIALGIGRAINLSAECHLKSKLLYKVVQIDSVENALQEQIMLSYNGLLSDNALENHKRFAMYMSGVIFDIYPIPEHTQTPTALKVRQDEQGFECVFDTQGNKLCVIGVKNYAPTLESYPSLAIIQASFVPPEVLAKVLFQHHIEQDPITTYRSVRGSNTELLMGISLLCELLNTYTQCSIYSGFQELDMAEESERCLITMDFHAISQAIGKDVQKEEIARVLKQLDFHIEASGDGAFLHITPPPYRHDIASVQDITEEFLRIYGIKNIPSLPYKSEQKLNVTDTLLAYQHKRDIAKRAITLGFYETIHYVFYQRSKLLEWGYQVLESTLDLQNPITSELDTLRTSLIPALFESASRNHNLGFKSIRLFEIGSVYDAKRQERKELGIIVSGLKTKEAYPYPKGEKWDFYSFAKEVSAIVGDFTLVKTPTPPKNAHPHICADIMQNGKAVGIIAKLHPSFEKTLELEDAFYAQIHTLQASTRAHPKPYPKLHANIRDITIIIDKCTPFHAIQEAIEALEVEDLEAIYPLDVYEDTQFALTIRLVFRAQEKSLTEEELASRIQLVLAHLEQQFGAKLKG; translated from the coding sequence ATGATAGTTTCTAGTTATTATTTGTCGTATTTTGTAGATATAGAGCAGCTTAGTATAAGCCAGATTTGCCAGACGCTAAATGATATTGGCATAGAGGTTGAGGGCTGCCATAGACTGCAGATCCCTAAAAATGTCGTTGTAGGCAAAGTCGTAGAGAAGACCCCCCACCCCAATGCCAATAAGCTCAATATCTGTCAAGTTGATATTGGAGAAAAAACGCTGCAAATCGTGTGCGGTGCGAAAAATGTCGCTAAAGATCAGTTTGTAGCCCTAGCACTAGAGGGCGCGAAACTCCCATCAAAAAACGACAATGAAGCGTTTTTTGCCATTAAGCAAAGCACGCTAAGAGGTGTGCAAAGCTGTGGAATGATCTGCTCTGCCACAGAGCTTGGGCTAAGTGTGGTTAATGAAGGGATTATGGTGCTGGATTCTAGTATGGGTGAGCTTGTCTTGGGTAAGGAGCTAAGTGATTATAGCTTTTTCAATCAATATCTCATCGAAGTATCATTGACGCCAAATAGAGGGGATTGTTTATGTGTGCTAGGGATCGCTAGGGAGCTAGCGTGCGTGCATAATCTTATGCTTAAAACGCCAAAAGAGAGAGAATACGGCATAGCTCTTGGGATAGGGCGCGCGATCAATCTCTCCGCAGAATGCCATCTAAAATCAAAGCTTTTGTATAAAGTCGTGCAAATTGATAGCGTGGAAAATGCCCTGCAAGAGCAGATTATGCTCTCGTATAATGGGCTTTTGAGTGATAATGCACTAGAGAATCACAAGCGATTTGCTATGTATATGAGTGGTGTGATTTTTGATATTTATCCTATCCCAGAGCATACGCAGACCCCGACCGCCCTAAAAGTGCGCCAAGATGAACAGGGCTTTGAATGTGTCTTTGATACACAGGGCAATAAACTTTGTGTCATTGGGGTGAAAAACTACGCTCCCACACTAGAATCCTACCCATCTCTTGCCATTATCCAAGCAAGCTTTGTCCCACCTGAAGTGCTTGCAAAGGTATTGTTCCAGCATCATATAGAGCAAGATCCTATCACCACTTATCGCTCTGTGCGTGGGAGCAATACAGAGCTGCTAATGGGGATTAGCCTTTTGTGTGAGCTGCTTAATACCTATACGCAGTGTTCTATCTACTCTGGTTTTCAAGAGCTGGATATGGCTGAAGAGAGTGAGCGGTGCTTAATCACTATGGATTTTCACGCGATTTCTCAAGCAATTGGCAAAGATGTGCAAAAAGAAGAGATCGCACGCGTGCTAAAACAGCTTGATTTTCATATTGAAGCAAGCGGTGATGGGGCGTTTTTGCATATCACGCCTCCACCATATCGCCACGATATTGCAAGTGTGCAGGATATTACAGAAGAGTTTTTGCGGATTTATGGGATCAAAAATATCCCATCACTTCCTTACAAAAGTGAGCAAAAGCTCAATGTTACTGACACGCTACTTGCGTATCAGCACAAGCGCGACATCGCCAAACGCGCGATTACGCTTGGATTTTATGAGACTATCCACTATGTGTTTTATCAGCGTTCTAAGTTGCTTGAGTGGGGTTATCAAGTGCTAGAATCCACTCTTGATTTGCAAAACCCAATCACAAGCGAGCTAGACACGCTACGCACGAGCCTTATCCCAGCTCTCTTTGAATCCGCGAGCCGCAATCACAACTTAGGCTTTAAAAGCATTAGGCTGTTTGAAATTGGCAGTGTGTATGATGCCAAACGACAAGAGCGCAAGGAGCTAGGCATTATTGTAAGTGGGCTAAAGACAAAAGAAGCCTACCCCTATCCTAAAGGGGAAAAATGGGATTTTTATAGCTTTGCTAAAGAAGTTAGCGCGATTGTAGGGGATTTCACATTGGTGAAAACGCCCACTCCGCCCAAAAATGCCCACCCGCACATTTGCGCAGATATTATGCAAAATGGCAAGGCTGTGGGGATTATCGCCAAGCTTCACCCAAGCTTTGAGAAAACCTTAGAGCTAGAAGATGCCTTTTATGCGCAAATCCACACCTTGCAAGCTAGCACTAGAGCGCACCCCAAGCCCTATCCAAAGCTGCACGCAAATATCCGTGATATTACAATTATCATCGATAAATGCACGCCATTCCACGCGATACAAGAAGCCATTGAAGCGTTGGAGGTAGAAGATTTGGAGGCAATTTATCCGCTTGATGTCTATGAGGATACGCAGTTTGCACTTACGATCCGCTTGGTATTTAGAGCGCAGGAAAAAAGCCTTACAGAAGAAGAGCTTGCAAGTAGAATCCAGCTAGTGCTAGCGCACTTAGAGCAGCAATTTGGTGCGAAGCTAAAGGGATAG
- a CDS encoding UDP-N-acetylmuramoyl-tripeptide--D-alanyl-D-alanine ligase — MIHILELFSRLFFLLGISYYTITLLQWYNYNPIRVITKHHKWRWHLWYFVLPIVVFFTLFALGFGVVFYAYLYLVYLPMLIIWAFRLDKRVVFTHRVWRFFGIIGIFAIINEVIFIGFSATSLYYLWLMPFVVGVCICEIYEAILLRNFITLAKDKLAMMHNLKIIMITASFGKTSIKNFLAQILEGQYNLHFTPRSVNTFKGIVADINNDLAFGTDVYIAEAGARMQGDIKEIATLLHPQIGIIGEIGNAHIEYFKSLESIAKTKFELLESNRLQKVFVYEKNTPPEGIDPSKLALMQTYPLPLRNVKTTLESTFFEMKLDDEWVAFETYILGRFNVDNIAVAVMVAHYLGMKISAIQKLVKKLSPIPHRFNLSISNGKTIIDDGFNGNINGMLEGVRLCSLYQGRKVIVTPGLIESDVESNQKLAHAIDEVFDLAIITGERNSDVIAKALQRTQRVILKNKTQLENVLKGMVNNGDLVYFANDAPSYI; from the coding sequence GTGGTATAACTACAATCCCATTCGCGTGATCACCAAGCACCATAAGTGGCGATGGCATTTGTGGTATTTCGTGCTGCCTATTGTGGTGTTTTTCACACTTTTTGCGCTTGGGTTTGGTGTGGTATTTTATGCGTATCTTTACCTTGTGTATTTGCCTATGCTGATTATCTGGGCATTTAGGCTTGATAAACGAGTCGTTTTCACGCATAGGGTGTGGCGGTTTTTTGGGATTATTGGGATTTTTGCGATTATCAATGAAGTGATATTTATCGGCTTTAGCGCGACTTCGTTGTATTATTTATGGCTTATGCCTTTTGTCGTTGGGGTATGTATTTGCGAGATTTATGAAGCGATTTTACTGCGCAATTTCATCACTCTAGCCAAAGATAAGCTAGCAATGATGCACAATCTAAAAATCATTATGATCACCGCAAGCTTTGGCAAAACAAGTATCAAAAACTTCTTAGCCCAGATTCTAGAAGGGCAGTATAATCTCCACTTCACGCCTAGAAGTGTGAATACTTTTAAAGGAATTGTTGCAGACATCAACAATGACCTAGCCTTTGGCACAGATGTGTATATCGCTGAAGCAGGGGCTAGAATGCAAGGAGATATTAAAGAGATCGCCACGCTCTTACACCCGCAAATTGGCATTATTGGTGAAATTGGCAATGCCCATATTGAGTATTTCAAATCCCTAGAATCCATCGCAAAAACAAAATTTGAGCTGCTAGAGTCTAACCGCTTGCAAAAGGTCTTTGTCTATGAGAAAAATACACCGCCTGAAGGCATAGATCCTAGCAAGCTAGCACTTATGCAAACTTATCCCCTGCCTTTGCGTAATGTCAAGACAACGCTAGAATCCACCTTTTTTGAAATGAAGCTAGATGATGAGTGGGTGGCGTTTGAGACTTATATCCTTGGGCGATTTAATGTCGATAATATCGCTGTGGCAGTGATGGTGGCGCATTATTTGGGTATGAAAATTTCTGCGATACAAAAGCTTGTCAAAAAGCTCTCCCCAATCCCCCACCGCTTCAATCTCTCTATCTCTAATGGCAAAACAATCATTGATGATGGCTTCAATGGCAATATCAATGGTATGCTAGAGGGTGTGCGATTATGCAGTCTCTATCAAGGCAGGAAAGTTATCGTTACACCCGGGCTTATTGAGAGCGATGTAGAGTCCAATCAAAAGCTCGCCCACGCTATTGATGAAGTCTTTGATCTAGCGATTATCACAGGCGAGCGCAATAGTGATGTGATAGCCAAAGCACTGCAGCGCACACAACGCGTCATTTTAAAGAACAAAACTCAGCTAGAAAATGTCCTAAAGGGTATGGTAAATAACGGCGATTTGGTGTATTTCGCCAATGATGCGCCAAGCTATATTTGA
- the pheS gene encoding phenylalanine--tRNA ligase subunit alpha, which translates to MAELEAMIDYAKDSAALEQVRIKAVGKKGILTEYFSTLKSLPEEEKKAFAKSLNALRKSFEEHFSTKQKELEAQELESTLSAQRVDVSLFNLRSKRSIGHPINYTKDKIIEYFTRMGYELCEGPLVEDDFHNFTALNLPEYHPARDMHDTFYFHDNKLLRTHTSPVQIRTMLAQKPPIKMICPGETFRRDYDLTHSPMFHQVEGLVVDRAGAVNFAHLKYILESFLRYMFGDVKVRFRSSFFPFTEPSAEVDISCVFCQGNGCRVCSHTGWLEVLGCGMVDDNVFRAVGYEDVSGYAFGMGVERLCMLSLGIGDLRSFFETDLRLLEQF; encoded by the coding sequence ATGGCAGAGCTTGAAGCAATGATTGATTATGCTAAAGATAGTGCGGCATTAGAGCAGGTGCGTATCAAGGCTGTTGGCAAAAAGGGCATTTTGACAGAGTATTTCAGCACGCTAAAATCCCTGCCAGAAGAAGAGAAGAAGGCATTTGCCAAGTCTTTAAACGCGTTGCGCAAGAGTTTTGAGGAGCATTTTTCTACCAAGCAAAAAGAGCTAGAAGCACAAGAGCTAGAATCCACTTTAAGCGCGCAAAGAGTAGATGTAAGCTTGTTTAATCTACGCAGTAAGCGAAGCATAGGACACCCGATCAATTATACAAAAGACAAAATTATCGAGTATTTCACGCGTATGGGCTATGAGCTGTGCGAGGGTCCGCTTGTAGAAGATGATTTTCATAACTTTACCGCGCTCAATCTCCCAGAATACCACCCTGCAAGGGATATGCACGATACTTTCTATTTCCACGATAATAAGCTTTTGCGCACGCACACTTCCCCTGTGCAAATCCGCACAATGCTTGCCCAAAAGCCACCTATTAAGATGATCTGCCCCGGAGAGACATTCCGCAGGGATTATGATCTCACACATTCGCCTATGTTTCATCAAGTAGAGGGGCTTGTGGTCGATAGGGCAGGGGCGGTGAATTTCGCGCATTTGAAGTATATTTTAGAGAGCTTTTTGCGCTATATGTTTGGCGATGTGAAGGTGCGATTTCGCTCATCATTTTTCCCTTTCACAGAGCCTAGTGCTGAAGTGGATATTTCTTGTGTGTTTTGTCAGGGCAATGGCTGTCGCGTGTGCTCACACACTGGCTGGCTTGAGGTGCTAGGGTGCGGAATGGTCGATGATAATGTGTTTAGAGCAGTGGGCTATGAAGATGTCAGCGGCTATGCCTTTGGTATGGGGGTAGAGCGGCTTTGTATGCTAAGTCTTGGCATTGGGGATTTGCGTAGCTTTTTTGAGACAGATTTGCGATTGTTGGAGCAGTTTTGA
- a CDS encoding 4-hydroxy-3-methylbut-2-enyl diphosphate reductase has translation MEVKLARKLGFCFGVRRAIKIAEKNKNSSTLGPLIHNYQEINRLKNDFNVGLKETYDDIQDGSTLIIRTHGIPKQVLESIATKPVRIVDATCPFVTKPQQIVEKMSEEGYEVVIFGDEDHPEIKGVKSYAKNGALVVASLEELQQHSFKRKKVALISQTTKQIEKFSQIACYLIENCAEVRVFNTICNATFDNQRACKELSKEVDIMIIVGGKTSSNTKQLLNIALEHCKDSYLVEDTSEIDSSWFVGKQICGITAGASTPDWIVQEVVAYIQKI, from the coding sequence GTGGAAGTGAAACTTGCTAGAAAGCTGGGATTTTGCTTTGGGGTGCGCAGAGCCATAAAAATCGCTGAAAAGAACAAAAACAGCTCCACGCTAGGACCACTTATCCATAATTACCAAGAAATCAACCGCCTAAAAAACGACTTCAATGTGGGGCTTAAAGAAACTTATGATGATATACAAGATGGCTCTACACTCATTATCCGCACACACGGCATACCCAAACAAGTGCTAGAGTCAATCGCCACAAAGCCTGTGCGTATAGTTGATGCGACTTGCCCTTTTGTAACAAAGCCGCAGCAAATCGTGGAGAAAATGAGCGAAGAGGGCTATGAGGTGGTGATTTTTGGTGATGAAGATCACCCAGAGATCAAGGGCGTGAAAAGCTATGCGAAAAATGGTGCGCTTGTGGTAGCAAGCCTAGAGGAGCTGCAGCAGCATAGCTTTAAGCGCAAAAAAGTCGCGCTCATTTCTCAAACAACCAAACAGATAGAAAAATTTAGCCAAATTGCCTGCTATCTTATAGAAAACTGCGCAGAAGTGCGCGTGTTTAATACGATCTGCAATGCGACTTTTGACAATCAACGCGCGTGTAAGGAGCTTAGCAAGGAGGTGGATATTATGATTATAGTAGGTGGTAAAACTTCTTCCAACACCAAGCAGCTCTTAAACATTGCGCTTGAGCATTGCAAGGATAGCTATCTTGTGGAAGATACAAGCGAGATAGATTCTAGCTGGTTTGTAGGGAAGCAAATATGTGGGATCACTGCTGGGGCTTCTACACCGGATTGGATTGTGCAAGAAGTAGTCGCTTATATCCAAAAGATCTAG
- the mqnE gene encoding aminofutalosine synthase MqnE gives MDILDQVLQGREFSANELAKLYEYDIFTLGQAANALREEKYGKKVFFNMNRHINPTNICADVCKFCAFSASRKNPNPYEMTIDEIIAQTIASHKNGAKEVHIVSAHSPNYSYEWYMSCFAEVKRAVPQIHLKAMTAAEVDYLDRKFGVGYQKVLEDMAKAGVDSMPGGGAEIFDEKVRKHICSGKVSSKRWLEIHTHWHSIGKMSNATMLFGHIESREHRLDHILRLANAQCDRQIVESKNGGFNAFIPLLYQRDNNYLNAPTPPSGQEIIKTIAIARIVLANIPHIKAYWATLGINIALLAQEFGADDMDGTIELESIQSAAGAKSKKGMSEEILIHAIKDAGFIPVERDSLYNELRVC, from the coding sequence ATGGATATATTAGATCAAGTATTACAAGGAAGAGAGTTTAGCGCAAATGAGCTAGCCAAGCTGTATGAGTATGATATTTTCACCCTAGGACAAGCAGCAAATGCTTTGCGAGAAGAAAAATATGGCAAAAAGGTGTTTTTCAATATGAATCGCCATATCAACCCCACCAATATTTGTGCAGATGTGTGTAAATTTTGCGCATTTTCAGCAAGCAGGAAGAATCCAAACCCCTATGAAATGACCATTGATGAAATCATCGCTCAAACAATCGCTTCGCACAAAAATGGTGCCAAGGAGGTGCATATTGTCTCTGCTCATAGTCCAAATTATAGCTATGAGTGGTATATGAGCTGCTTTGCCGAGGTAAAACGCGCAGTGCCACAAATCCACCTAAAGGCGATGACCGCTGCGGAGGTGGATTATCTTGATAGGAAGTTTGGGGTAGGGTATCAAAAAGTGCTAGAAGATATGGCAAAAGCGGGAGTGGATTCTATGCCAGGTGGTGGGGCAGAGATCTTTGATGAGAAAGTGCGTAAGCATATTTGCTCCGGTAAGGTTAGCTCTAAGCGGTGGCTTGAGATCCACACGCATTGGCATTCCATTGGCAAAATGAGCAACGCTACTATGCTTTTTGGGCATATAGAAAGCCGCGAGCATAGGCTTGATCACATACTGCGTTTAGCAAATGCGCAGTGTGATAGGCAGATTGTAGAATCCAAAAACGGCGGATTTAATGCCTTTATCCCATTGCTTTATCAGCGAGATAATAACTATCTCAACGCCCCAACCCCACCCAGCGGGCAAGAGATCATCAAGACCATAGCGATCGCTCGAATCGTGCTAGCAAATATTCCGCATATTAAGGCGTATTGGGCGACTTTGGGCATAAATATTGCACTGCTAGCCCAAGAATTTGGCGCAGATGATATGGATGGGACGATTGAGCTTGAGAGCATACAATCTGCCGCTGGGGCAAAATCTAAAAAGGGTATGAGTGAAGAGATACTTATCCACGCCATAAAAGATGCAGGATTTATCCCTGTGGAGCGCGATAGTCTCTATAATGAGCTACGAGTATGCTAG
- the aroA gene encoding 3-phosphoshikimate 1-carboxyvinyltransferase has translation MITIAPVKQGLHKEIDSIAPDKSISHRCAMFALLADSPSIVRNYLLAQDTLHTLEIAKKLGLKVTELGEKGDFIFTPPSKITEPDSVLDCGNAGTAMRLYTGLLSAQNGYFVLSGDKYLHARPMNRVIKPLQSIGAQIYSRNGGYAPLSVVGRELLGFNFTSEIASAQVKSALILAALFAKDSSVYSEREHTRDHTERMLCGMGAEITRDSTQALSTIHITPLVRKLKPLDIVIPADPSSAFFFALAAAITPDSSVLLKNVLLNPTRIEAFKVLESMGAIVEYHHTECAYEEVGDIYVQSAPLRAIAISENISWLIDELPALAIAFCFASGRSEVSNAKELRVKECDRIHAVISNLKALGITCEEKDDGFIIEGLGDTLLEKTAQKSPKVDSSNMPIFATAKNVDRHATAHAVSRNDRENSLCEKVDSRDNAENLNTPQNEKIKSVFDSQLAGGRIFDEKAEILKVDSSVVLRSFGDHRIAMSFAIMGLRLGAVIDDEECISVSFPNFLEILREMTEVRLLD, from the coding sequence ATGATCACAATCGCTCCGGTGAAGCAGGGCTTGCATAAAGAGATAGATTCTATCGCTCCAGATAAGTCAATCTCTCATCGCTGTGCGATGTTTGCTCTGCTAGCTGACTCTCCAAGCATTGTGCGTAATTACTTACTCGCCCAAGATACGCTCCACACCCTTGAGATCGCTAAAAAGCTCGGGCTAAAGGTAACGGAGCTAGGAGAGAAAGGGGACTTTATCTTCACACCACCTAGCAAGATTACAGAGCCAGACTCTGTGCTTGATTGTGGGAATGCAGGGACAGCTATGCGGCTTTATACAGGGCTTTTAAGTGCGCAAAATGGCTACTTTGTCCTAAGTGGGGATAAGTATCTACACGCTCGCCCGATGAATCGCGTAATAAAGCCGCTGCAAAGCATAGGTGCGCAGATTTATAGTAGAAATGGCGGCTATGCGCCTCTTAGTGTGGTAGGCAGAGAGCTGCTAGGCTTTAACTTTACTAGCGAGATAGCCAGCGCACAGGTAAAATCCGCACTCATTCTTGCCGCGCTTTTTGCCAAGGATTCTAGTGTGTATAGTGAGAGAGAGCACACAAGAGATCATACTGAGCGGATGCTTTGTGGTATGGGCGCAGAGATTACAAGAGATAGCACGCAGGCATTAAGCACGATACATATTACACCCCTAGTGCGCAAGCTAAAGCCGCTTGATATAGTGATCCCCGCTGATCCTTCAAGTGCGTTTTTTTTCGCGCTAGCTGCGGCGATCACGCCAGATTCTAGTGTGCTTTTAAAAAATGTCCTATTAAACCCCACGCGCATAGAAGCCTTTAAAGTGCTAGAATCTATGGGCGCGATTGTTGAGTATCACCACACAGAGTGTGCCTATGAAGAAGTGGGCGATATTTATGTGCAAAGCGCGCCGCTAAGGGCTATTGCTATTAGTGAAAATATCTCGTGGCTTATTGATGAGCTACCAGCTCTTGCCATAGCATTTTGCTTTGCTAGTGGGCGTAGTGAGGTGAGCAATGCCAAGGAGCTTCGCGTAAAAGAGTGCGATAGAATCCACGCGGTAATAAGCAATCTCAAAGCCCTAGGGATCACTTGTGAAGAAAAAGATGATGGCTTCATCATAGAGGGTTTAGGCGATACCCTTTTGGAAAAAACCGCACAAAAATCGCCCAAAGTGGATTCTAGCAATATGCCAATTTTTGCTACCGCAAAAAATGTGGATCGCCACGCCACTGCTCACGCAGTGTCTCGCAATGACAGAGAAAATAGCCTTTGTGAAAAAGTGGATTCTAGGGACAATGCCGAAAATTTAAACACACCGCAGAACGAAAAAATAAAAAGCGTGTTTGATAGCCAACTCGCAGGCGGCAGGATTTTCGATGAAAAAGCTGAAATTCTAAAAGTGGATTCTAGTGTAGTCTTGCGTAGCTTTGGAGATCACCGCATCGCTATGAGCTTTGCGATTATGGGGCTGCGACTAGGGGCGGTGATTGATGATGAAGAGTGCATAAGCGTGTCGTTTCCTAATTTTTTAGAAATTTTGCGCGAGATGACAGAAGTGCGCTTGCTTGACTAA